A genome region from Halobacterium hubeiense includes the following:
- the gfo6 gene encoding D-xylose 1-dehydrogenase Gfo6 yields MEVDLDRFSRRDWEEPTDADPIRFAMVGLGWWTREQAIPAVESAEYCTTTALVSSSTEKAEDVAADLEGIEATLTYDEYADGEASDAYDAAYVCTPNGFHREHVGAAADHEKAVLCEKPLEASVEDARAAVDACQEADVPLMVAYRLQTEPVARRARELIRDGAIGDVVSIVGHMSDTVLDSVDETSWRFDRDLAGGTTLNDIGVYPLNTIRFILEEDPQAVYARTESEQPAYEGTDEHGAFQLEFSEGTLASCTVSHSASLSSSLRFVGTDGELSIEGLFFPTTQKVLRVSGPGIEGEFRPEPVDQMREEFDYFANRLQRGLDPEPDGEHAMVDMRAIRAFYESAESGSRVELDL; encoded by the coding sequence ATGGAAGTCGACCTCGACAGGTTCAGCCGACGTGACTGGGAGGAGCCCACCGACGCCGACCCGATTCGGTTCGCCATGGTCGGGCTCGGGTGGTGGACGCGCGAGCAGGCGATTCCCGCCGTCGAGAGCGCCGAGTACTGCACGACGACGGCGCTGGTCAGTTCCAGCACGGAGAAGGCCGAGGACGTCGCGGCTGACTTGGAGGGCATCGAAGCGACGCTCACGTACGACGAGTACGCCGACGGCGAGGCGAGCGACGCGTACGACGCGGCGTACGTCTGCACGCCGAACGGATTCCACCGCGAGCACGTCGGCGCCGCGGCCGACCACGAGAAGGCAGTCCTCTGCGAGAAGCCCCTCGAAGCGAGCGTCGAGGACGCGCGGGCGGCCGTCGATGCCTGTCAGGAGGCGGACGTCCCGCTGATGGTCGCCTACCGGCTCCAGACCGAGCCGGTCGCTCGCCGCGCGAGAGAGCTGATTCGGGACGGCGCCATCGGCGACGTCGTCTCGATAGTCGGGCACATGTCGGACACGGTGCTCGACTCCGTCGACGAGACGAGCTGGCGCTTCGACCGCGACCTCGCGGGCGGGACGACGCTCAACGACATCGGTGTCTACCCGCTGAACACGATTCGATTCATCCTCGAGGAGGACCCGCAGGCGGTGTACGCCCGGACGGAGTCCGAGCAGCCCGCCTACGAGGGCACTGACGAACACGGGGCGTTCCAACTCGAATTCTCTGAGGGCACGCTCGCGTCGTGTACGGTCTCCCACAGTGCGTCACTGTCTTCGAGTCTCCGGTTCGTCGGCACCGACGGCGAGCTGAGCATCGAGGGGCTGTTCTTCCCGACCACGCAGAAAGTGCTGCGTGTGTCCGGGCCGGGCATCGAGGGCGAGTTCCGGCCGGAACCGGTCGACCAGATGCGCGAGGAGTTCGACTACTTCGCCAACCGCCTCCAGCGCGGCCTCGACCCCGAGCCCGACGGCGAACACGCCATGGTGGACATGCGCGCCATCCGCGCGTTCTACGAGTCCGCCGAGAGCGGCAGCCGCGTCGAACTCGACCTGTGA
- a CDS encoding divalent metal cation transporter: MGPSWVAGAIAAGPASLASLITAGGGYGYALFWVVVLSAVAGAFAQYLAMRLGLLTERGIVAVVEDHLGDSWAWLLVLDVVLAAGSAQLLIMKTVATVSETITGVDARIWGVVWAVVLAVGLATRGYRFLEVVAKALVAGVVVAFLASLFVVPVDAGAAARGLVPALPSGSALVAAGVLGGAVHITLITMHSYTMRAREWTVEEYGLATFDVGASMLVAFGAYSVAVFLVTASVLTTGDLSAVEAARALGPLAGRYAEWLFLLGLLGAAVSTLGGNTMAPPFLLADKQGWDTTVDDDRYRGLLVAAALLSAPGAFIGGPVLSQLSLVLAIGTVGTPFAIVVVLYLLNSAAVPESPSTLTNLGGLALLAVTGALAANFVAEQVAGGVDALSGAILAFAVVLTAATVALVAKYVRLSMAGPVASNE; encoded by the coding sequence ATGGGGCCGTCGTGGGTCGCGGGCGCCATCGCCGCGGGCCCGGCGTCGCTGGCGTCACTGATTACCGCCGGCGGCGGGTACGGCTACGCGCTGTTCTGGGTCGTGGTGCTGTCGGCCGTCGCCGGCGCGTTCGCCCAGTATCTCGCGATGCGGCTGGGCCTCCTCACCGAACGCGGCATCGTCGCGGTCGTCGAGGACCACCTCGGCGACAGCTGGGCGTGGCTGCTCGTCTTGGACGTCGTGCTCGCCGCCGGCTCCGCCCAGCTCCTCATCATGAAGACGGTGGCAACCGTCTCCGAGACCATCACCGGCGTCGACGCTCGCATCTGGGGCGTCGTCTGGGCCGTCGTCTTGGCCGTCGGCCTCGCCACCCGTGGCTACCGGTTCCTCGAAGTCGTGGCGAAAGCGCTGGTCGCCGGCGTCGTGGTCGCGTTCCTCGCGTCGCTGTTCGTCGTGCCCGTCGATGCCGGTGCCGCCGCGCGTGGCCTCGTCCCCGCGCTCCCGTCCGGGAGCGCGCTGGTCGCCGCGGGCGTCCTCGGTGGCGCCGTCCACATCACCCTGATTACGATGCACTCGTACACGATGCGCGCTAGGGAGTGGACCGTCGAGGAGTACGGCCTCGCGACGTTCGACGTCGGCGCGTCGATGCTCGTCGCCTTCGGCGCCTACAGCGTCGCGGTGTTCCTCGTCACGGCGAGCGTCCTCACCACGGGCGACCTCTCGGCCGTCGAGGCCGCTCGCGCGCTCGGCCCGCTCGCCGGCCGGTACGCGGAGTGGCTGTTCCTGCTCGGGCTGCTCGGCGCCGCCGTCTCGACGCTCGGCGGGAACACGATGGCCCCGCCGTTCCTCCTCGCGGACAAGCAGGGGTGGGACACGACCGTCGACGACGACCGCTACAGGGGGCTGCTGGTCGCTGCCGCGCTCCTCTCGGCGCCGGGCGCGTTCATCGGCGGGCCGGTCCTCAGCCAGCTGTCGCTCGTGCTCGCCATCGGCACCGTCGGCACGCCGTTCGCCATCGTGGTCGTGCTCTACCTCTTGAACTCCGCGGCGGTCCCCGAGTCCCCCTCGACGCTCACGAACCTCGGCGGCCTCGCGCTGCTGGCGGTCACCGGCGCGCTCGCCGCGAACTTCGTCGCCGAACAGGTCGCGGGCGGCGTCGACGCCCTCTCCGGGGCCATCCTCGCGTTCGCCGTCGTCCTCACAGCGGCGACGGTCGCACTCGTCGCGAAGTACGTCCGGCTGTCGATGGCCGGTCCCGTCGCGTCCAATGAGTGA
- the tenA gene encoding thiaminase II has translation MAFTDELEVVADPIWDAIASHPMVEALGDGTLDEAPFRYWVRQDYVYLIEYSRVFAHGAAKAPTLERMGTFADLLDSTLNTEMDLHREYAAAFDVSEAELAATEPSPTTRAYTDFLVRVAATGTFGDLVAALLPCMWGFNETGKRLAERGTPDDDRYAEWVHMYAGEEFTELTEWCKSLMDDVAANATDADRERYRERFETSARYEYRFWDAAWRQEEWSL, from the coding sequence ATGGCATTCACGGACGAACTGGAAGTGGTCGCCGACCCCATCTGGGACGCTATCGCCTCTCACCCGATGGTCGAAGCACTCGGAGACGGCACGCTCGACGAGGCGCCATTCCGGTACTGGGTCCGGCAGGACTACGTCTACCTGATTGAATACTCGCGCGTGTTCGCCCACGGCGCGGCGAAAGCGCCCACGCTCGAACGGATGGGTACGTTCGCGGACCTCTTGGACTCGACGCTGAACACGGAGATGGACCTCCACCGCGAGTACGCTGCGGCGTTCGACGTCTCGGAAGCAGAACTGGCGGCGACCGAGCCGTCGCCGACGACCCGGGCGTACACCGACTTCCTCGTGCGGGTCGCAGCGACCGGCACGTTCGGCGACCTCGTCGCCGCGCTGCTCCCCTGTATGTGGGGGTTCAACGAGACCGGCAAGCGACTCGCCGAGCGCGGCACTCCCGACGACGACCGGTACGCCGAGTGGGTGCACATGTACGCCGGCGAGGAGTTCACCGAACTGACCGAGTGGTGCAAGTCCCTGATGGACGACGTCGCTGCGAACGCGACGGACGCGGACCGCGAGCGCTACCGCGAGCGCTTCGAGACGTCGGCCCGCTACGAGTACCGCTTCTGGGACGCCGCCTGGCGGCAGGAGGAGTGGTCGCTGTGA
- a CDS encoding type II toxin-antitoxin system VapC family toxin — protein sequence MAEPVETPIGTVTAEHFRPGNVRHQVLVGPKFLYALFNPQDQLHAVSRAFMAFVRDGDLPYRRLIVNDHIVDEAATRLKKQASMRNAATFLTTIDESTLYQSESVPEDAFEDAKATFIEWTDLDASLTDFTVAAHIEALEVDHILTYDRHYDAFDVTTLPYRSQD from the coding sequence ATGGCTGAACCAGTCGAAACCCCGATCGGCACGGTCACAGCCGAGCATTTTCGCCCAGGGAACGTCCGCCATCAGGTCCTTGTCGGCCCGAAGTTCCTGTACGCATTATTCAATCCCCAAGATCAGCTGCACGCAGTCTCGCGGGCGTTCATGGCCTTCGTCCGCGACGGTGACCTCCCCTATCGTCGTCTCATCGTCAACGATCACATCGTCGACGAGGCCGCAACCCGGCTGAAAAAGCAAGCGTCGATGCGAAACGCAGCCACGTTCCTGACGACGATTGACGAGAGCACGCTGTATCAGTCAGAATCCGTCCCCGAGGACGCTTTCGAGGACGCGAAAGCGACGTTCATCGAGTGGACCGACCTTGATGCGTCACTTACTGATTTTACTGTTGCAGCGCATATAGAGGCATTAGAGGTCGATCACATCCTCACGTACGACCGGCACTACGATGCGTTCGACGTGACAACGCTCCCATATCGCAGTCAGGACTGA
- a CDS encoding universal stress protein, which translates to MYDRILLPVDDSDSVTDVHRHAAELARRTGATVQVLFVADTSRDSVSVIGGDVVDALEQEGESIVEDAAGTLASLDVEYGTDVVQGSPAETIVEYADQYDYDLIVMPTHARKGLSRSLLGSVTEKVVRLSGVPVLTARIRAGGRLAFPYENILVPTDGSDTALHAARHALELAATIDATVHVVSVVNDVSLGPDVRSVLSTEKLEQPAHDAVEAVAAAAERYDVPAVHTHVEHGAPTDVITAAVDDHAIDAIVMGTTGRRGVKRILLGSVAEQTVRTAPVPVITVANPD; encoded by the coding sequence ATGTACGACCGCATTCTCCTGCCCGTCGATGACAGCGACTCCGTAACCGACGTGCACAGGCACGCCGCGGAACTCGCTCGCCGAACCGGGGCTACTGTACAGGTGTTGTTCGTTGCCGATACGAGTCGCGACAGTGTCAGTGTCATCGGCGGGGACGTCGTCGACGCCCTCGAACAGGAAGGCGAGTCTATCGTCGAGGACGCTGCAGGGACGCTCGCGTCACTGGACGTCGAGTACGGGACTGACGTCGTCCAGGGGAGCCCGGCCGAGACCATCGTCGAGTACGCCGACCAGTACGACTACGACCTGATCGTGATGCCGACGCACGCGCGCAAGGGACTATCCCGGTCCCTGCTCGGGAGTGTCACGGAGAAGGTTGTACGGTTGTCCGGCGTGCCCGTTCTCACCGCTCGCATACGGGCCGGCGGCCGGCTCGCGTTCCCCTACGAGAACATCCTCGTCCCGACGGACGGCAGCGACACCGCGCTCCACGCAGCCAGACACGCGCTCGAACTCGCAGCGACTATCGACGCGACCGTTCACGTCGTCTCAGTCGTCAACGACGTCTCACTCGGGCCCGACGTCCGCTCCGTGTTGTCGACGGAGAAACTCGAGCAGCCCGCACACGATGCCGTTGAAGCCGTTGCCGCGGCCGCCGAACGCTACGACGTCCCCGCGGTTCACACCCACGTCGAACACGGCGCGCCGACAGACGTCATCACGGCGGCCGTGGACGACCACGCCATCGACGCGATTGTCATGGGGACGACTGGCCGCCGCGGCGTCAAGCGAATCCTCTTGGGGAGTGTCGCCGAGCAAACTGTCCGTACAGCACCGGTCCCCGTGATTACGGTCGCGAACCCTGATTGA
- a CDS encoding ABC transporter ATP-binding protein — MQDNERPRERASGRDSSAAGADEAASRTALDADELVVGYPTTDEPVIDGQTLAVPEGEVTALIGPNGSGKSTLLKGLANRLEPDDGRVLLDGRHVDSFDSKELARKLGRLSQQNTAPDTISVEELVERGRYPHRGFFESQTESDERAVDEAIAMAGVEHLRDREVGTLSGGQTQLVWIAMALAQDTDVLLLDEPTTFLDPHHQLEVMEIVEALRDDSQITVVLVLHDIAQAARYADNVVALRDGSVYARGPPETVITRPLLAEVFDIEATVIETDYGPQVVPIEPLGDDEAV; from the coding sequence ATGCAGGACAACGAGCGGCCGCGTGAGCGCGCGTCGGGTCGCGACTCCTCGGCTGCTGGCGCGGACGAGGCGGCGTCGCGGACGGCGCTCGACGCGGACGAACTCGTCGTCGGATATCCAACAACCGATGAACCAGTCATCGACGGGCAGACTCTCGCGGTCCCCGAGGGTGAGGTGACGGCGCTCATCGGGCCGAACGGCAGCGGCAAGTCGACGCTGCTGAAGGGACTGGCGAACCGACTGGAGCCCGACGACGGTCGCGTCCTGCTGGACGGCCGGCACGTCGACTCCTTCGACTCGAAGGAGCTCGCGCGGAAGCTCGGGCGGCTCTCCCAGCAGAACACCGCCCCCGACACCATCAGCGTCGAGGAGCTCGTCGAACGCGGGCGCTACCCCCATCGCGGGTTCTTCGAATCCCAGACCGAAAGCGACGAGCGCGCCGTCGACGAGGCCATCGCGATGGCCGGCGTTGAGCACCTCCGCGACCGCGAGGTCGGCACGCTCAGCGGCGGGCAGACGCAACTCGTCTGGATCGCGATGGCGCTCGCCCAAGACACCGACGTGCTGTTGCTGGACGAGCCGACGACGTTCCTCGACCCCCACCACCAACTGGAGGTGATGGAGATCGTGGAGGCGCTGCGCGACGACAGTCAGATAACAGTCGTGCTCGTCCTCCACGACATCGCGCAAGCGGCGCGGTACGCCGACAACGTGGTCGCGCTCAGGGACGGCTCGGTGTACGCTCGCGGCCCCCCAGAGACGGTGATTACGAGACCGCTCCTCGCGGAGGTGTTCGACATCGAGGCGACCGTCATCGAGACGGACTACGGCCCGCAGGTCGTTCCGATCGAACCGCTCGGTGACGACGAGGCCGTCTGA
- a CDS encoding FecCD family ABC transporter permease, with amino-acid sequence MAELFDRLADRRAAASRWYASSTLAGVALGSIAVLVGATLLQVSFGAFPLTLSEAWGAVFDPGVLFSLEAWRAFLLGADNPEWFTQQQHIVWNIRLPRILVGVLVGANLAVSGAIFQIITRNELASPYILGVSDGAGLVVLVVLTAFSEFLPFVPVLAAIGGGAAFLLVYVIAWKNGTSPVRLVLAGVIVGTVFGSVQRALFFFIDDLSTVMSAQAWLSGSLLNTDWGEVRIALPFTLLSLALAFVVTKELDVLALGEETADSLGMPVEKMRFAVAGIAVLSTAAAIAVAGLIGFVGLIVPHMVRNVVGGDSRRLLLGCLFLGPALLVGADVGARLALNPIQLPVGIITGLVGGPYFLYLMRKTENLGEV; translated from the coding sequence ATGGCGGAACTCTTCGACCGGCTCGCGGACCGCCGTGCGGCAGCCAGCCGCTGGTACGCTAGCTCGACGCTGGCGGGCGTCGCGCTCGGGAGCATCGCAGTGCTGGTCGGCGCGACACTCCTGCAGGTGAGCTTCGGCGCGTTCCCGCTGACGCTCTCGGAAGCGTGGGGCGCGGTCTTCGACCCCGGCGTCCTGTTCAGCCTCGAAGCGTGGCGGGCGTTCCTGCTCGGCGCGGACAACCCCGAGTGGTTCACCCAGCAACAGCACATCGTCTGGAACATCCGCCTGCCGCGGATTCTGGTCGGCGTGCTCGTCGGCGCGAACCTCGCCGTCTCCGGCGCCATCTTCCAGATTATCACCCGGAACGAGCTCGCCAGCCCCTACATTCTCGGCGTCAGCGACGGCGCCGGGCTCGTCGTGCTGGTCGTGCTGACGGCGTTCTCCGAGTTCCTCCCGTTCGTGCCGGTGCTGGCGGCAATCGGCGGCGGCGCGGCGTTCCTGCTGGTGTACGTCATCGCGTGGAAGAACGGCACCAGCCCCGTCCGGCTCGTGTTGGCGGGCGTCATCGTCGGCACCGTCTTCGGATCCGTCCAGCGCGCGCTGTTCTTCTTCATCGACGACCTCAGCACCGTGATGTCCGCGCAGGCGTGGCTCTCCGGGTCGCTGCTGAACACCGACTGGGGCGAGGTCCGCATCGCGCTCCCGTTCACGCTGCTGTCGCTCGCGCTCGCGTTCGTGGTGACCAAGGAGCTGGACGTGCTCGCGCTCGGCGAGGAGACGGCGGATTCCCTCGGCATGCCCGTCGAGAAGATGCGATTCGCGGTCGCCGGCATCGCCGTGCTTTCGACGGCGGCGGCCATCGCGGTCGCAGGCCTCATCGGCTTCGTCGGCCTCATCGTCCCGCACATGGTCCGTAACGTCGTCGGCGGCGACTCGCGGCGGCTCCTGCTCGGGTGTCTGTTCCTCGGGCCGGCGCTGCTGGTCGGTGCCGACGTCGGCGCGCGCCTCGCGCTCAACCCCATCCAGCTCCCGGTCGGCATCATCACGGGACTGGTCGGCGGCCCGTACTTCCTCTACCTGATGCGGAAGACCGAGAACCTGGGTGAAGTGTGA
- a CDS encoding ABC transporter substrate-binding protein, giving the protein MARRRQLLASSASLLAAGLAGCVGNSTEADSTDQPTSTEGDAGTASETENTEASASDPTPYTVEMAPNDPYTFEEIPETYGVGTSPFIDMGMALGIHPTATTGLERAPLKFYDLLDLGFDESQVAKIASDAESGYDKENFYAADADVWLISRNNIGRYVNWDDSDFEDVESQTGPFLGTTLRFAPQSAVQDEPNPYTMYEAFEKVAKIFQRQQQFAAWQSLHDDLMSTIEDGLPPEDERPTVAAIWRGVAPDSGRFRIAPLHRLGNNTKSYYRLGMQDAFEGQYPDGPVGYEELLRADPDYIGAVGALTSSTHKEFVTNVVEPFENNENGQQLSAVQNGNVIRSGGQYMGPIVDMFSTEAVAKQVYPDEFGEWPGAVGDVPESEQLFDRQRLVDIVNGDL; this is encoded by the coding sequence ATGGCACGCAGACGCCAGTTGCTCGCGAGTAGCGCCAGTCTCCTCGCCGCCGGCCTCGCCGGCTGCGTCGGAAACTCCACCGAAGCGGACAGCACGGACCAGCCGACGAGTACGGAAGGCGACGCCGGGACCGCCAGCGAGACGGAGAACACCGAGGCGTCGGCGTCGGACCCGACGCCGTACACGGTCGAGATGGCACCCAACGACCCCTACACGTTCGAGGAGATACCCGAGACGTACGGCGTCGGCACCAGCCCCTTCATCGACATGGGCATGGCACTCGGAATCCACCCGACGGCGACCACCGGTCTCGAACGCGCCCCGCTGAAGTTCTACGACCTCCTCGATTTGGGATTCGACGAGAGCCAGGTCGCCAAAATCGCCAGCGACGCCGAGTCCGGCTACGACAAGGAGAACTTCTACGCCGCGGACGCCGACGTCTGGCTCATCTCCCGGAACAACATCGGCCGCTACGTCAACTGGGACGACTCCGACTTCGAGGACGTCGAATCCCAGACCGGTCCGTTCCTCGGGACGACCCTGCGGTTCGCTCCCCAGTCCGCCGTGCAGGACGAACCGAACCCGTACACGATGTACGAGGCCTTCGAGAAGGTCGCGAAGATCTTCCAGCGCCAACAGCAGTTCGCGGCGTGGCAGTCGCTGCACGACGACCTCATGAGCACCATCGAGGACGGCCTCCCACCGGAGGACGAACGCCCCACGGTCGCCGCCATCTGGCGCGGCGTCGCTCCCGACTCCGGCCGGTTCCGCATCGCGCCGCTGCACCGCCTCGGCAACAACACCAAGTCCTACTACCGCCTCGGCATGCAGGACGCTTTCGAGGGCCAGTACCCGGACGGCCCGGTCGGCTACGAGGAACTGCTCCGCGCCGACCCCGACTACATCGGCGCCGTCGGTGCGCTCACCTCCTCGACGCACAAGGAGTTCGTGACCAACGTCGTCGAGCCCTTCGAGAACAACGAGAACGGCCAACAGCTCAGCGCCGTCCAGAACGGCAACGTCATCCGAAGCGGCGGCCAGTACATGGGCCCCATCGTCGACATGTTCTCCACGGAGGCCGTCGCGAAGCAGGTATACCCCGACGAGTTCGGGGAGTGGCCCGGCGCCGTCGGTGACGTCCCGGAGAGCGAGCAGCTCTTCGACCGCCAGCGTCTCGTCGACATCGTCAACGGGGACCTGTAG
- a CDS encoding helix-turn-helix transcriptional regulator, which translates to MTAEYEGRQTTGAGEERLSESTVEYVAFLTRSEHRFHVLDRLADGATSREELRDQLDATRVTLSRILGDLEDRELIRRRRSDGEYELSAFGEAVHRDLARLQGTITVGQTYPRLISRLPTDWFDFDLRCLADGEHVHGNSEDPLAAARVIANAIRDGASCESLVGTFTSLPMYGYEQAIQDGNEPDVQVVFDSNVTETMVGDASLRATWREIQSQVGSTVYHSIDERVPCTVDLVDGETVFFTVDREQETGFDIISCSHPDVIAWADRVIGEYRDRAVPLAARTSDAA; encoded by the coding sequence ATGACAGCCGAGTACGAGGGGAGGCAAACGACGGGGGCGGGAGAGGAACGGCTGTCCGAGAGCACGGTCGAGTACGTGGCGTTCCTCACTCGCTCGGAGCACCGCTTTCACGTCCTCGACCGACTTGCGGACGGCGCCACCTCCCGCGAAGAGCTGCGCGACCAGTTAGACGCGACTCGGGTCACCCTGAGCCGCATTCTCGGCGACCTCGAGGACCGCGAACTCATCCGGCGACGACGCTCTGACGGGGAGTACGAGCTGTCCGCGTTCGGCGAAGCCGTCCACCGGGACCTCGCGCGGCTGCAGGGCACGATAACGGTGGGACAGACCTACCCGCGGCTGATCTCGCGGCTCCCGACCGACTGGTTCGACTTCGACCTCCGTTGTCTCGCCGACGGCGAACACGTCCACGGGAACAGCGAGGACCCGCTCGCGGCCGCCCGCGTCATCGCGAACGCCATCAGAGACGGAGCCTCCTGCGAGTCGCTCGTCGGGACGTTCACCTCACTCCCGATGTACGGGTACGAACAGGCAATCCAGGACGGGAACGAACCCGACGTACAGGTCGTCTTCGATTCGAACGTGACCGAGACGATGGTGGGGGACGCGTCGCTGCGCGCGACGTGGCGGGAAATCCAGTCTCAGGTCGGTTCGACGGTGTATCACAGTATCGACGAGCGCGTCCCCTGTACTGTCGATCTCGTCGATGGCGAAACGGTCTTCTTCACCGTCGACCGTGAGCAGGAGACCGGGTTCGACATCATCTCGTGTTCTCACCCCGACGTGATAGCGTGGGCCGACCGGGTTATCGGCGAGTACCGCGACCGCGCGGTGCCGCTCGCTGCGCGAACGAGCGACGCGGCCTGA
- a CDS encoding SHOCT domain-containing protein translates to MPTNSDDTRLVTLLLVIIGAVFIFPLFFMGFGPMMGVMWGGHMWGDGTMPGWMFIIGIVIQLLFLAALVGGGYLVYRAITGDAGNSDQALEELRLAYARGELTDEEYKQRREALERDT, encoded by the coding sequence ATGCCGACAAACTCAGACGATACGCGACTTGTTACGCTCCTCCTCGTCATCATCGGCGCCGTATTCATCTTCCCGTTGTTCTTCATGGGCTTCGGTCCGATGATGGGCGTGATGTGGGGCGGTCACATGTGGGGCGACGGGACGATGCCCGGCTGGATGTTCATCATCGGCATCGTGATACAACTCCTGTTCCTCGCCGCCCTCGTCGGGGGTGGGTACCTCGTCTATCGCGCAATTACAGGGGATGCGGGTAACTCAGACCAAGCACTCGAGGAGCTTCGGCTCGCCTACGCCCGCGGCGAGCTGACCGACGAGGAATACAAACAGCGACGAGAAGCACTCGAACGAGACACCTGA
- a CDS encoding permease yields the protein MVATMTDGIFEALRIGVGFLWTAAWAIIMGLTITSLVQVYVSKERMAQVLGDGDLSGVVKATAFGAASSGCSFGAVAIGKGLFKKGAHAVNFLAFMFASTNLIVELGLMILILLGWEFLVAELLGGLILIAVMSVIVHLTLPENLFDEVRETLNERDRESGVTEDPTCGMEGKDEYTLTTDGGETLKFCSEGCMETYLQETSSRGGWREELLSWGGWYKVGNQYRKEWSMIWKDVIAGFLISGFVIVFVPQWVWNTLFIQGDGLLVTAENAIMGVAIAVLSFVGSMGNVPFAVALWGGGISFAGVIAFVYADLITIPVLNVYRKYYGWKVMLYILGVFFVTMAFTGFLMELLFDAFGIVPDLAGGETATEQTYFELNYTFYLNLIAFALSGFLLYVYHRGLGAPGQYRDPVCGMRTDDSEPAATHDGETYYFCSQTCEETFEEDPDEYATGHPMVMEGHDH from the coding sequence ATGGTGGCGACGATGACTGATGGTATCTTCGAAGCTCTCCGCATCGGTGTGGGCTTCCTCTGGACCGCGGCGTGGGCGATCATCATGGGCCTCACGATCACGAGCCTCGTCCAGGTGTACGTCTCCAAGGAGCGGATGGCGCAGGTGCTGGGCGACGGTGATTTGAGTGGGGTGGTCAAGGCGACTGCATTCGGCGCGGCCAGTAGTGGCTGCAGTTTCGGCGCTGTCGCCATCGGGAAGGGCTTGTTCAAGAAGGGGGCGCACGCGGTCAACTTTCTCGCGTTCATGTTCGCGTCGACGAACCTCATCGTCGAACTCGGGTTGATGATCCTGATTCTGCTCGGCTGGGAGTTCCTGGTCGCAGAGCTACTGGGCGGGCTCATTCTCATCGCCGTCATGTCCGTCATCGTCCACCTCACCCTCCCGGAGAATCTCTTCGACGAGGTCCGAGAGACGCTCAACGAGCGCGACCGCGAATCGGGCGTCACCGAGGATCCAACCTGCGGGATGGAAGGCAAAGACGAGTACACGCTTACGACCGACGGCGGTGAGACGCTCAAATTCTGTTCGGAGGGCTGCATGGAGACGTATCTGCAGGAAACGTCGAGTCGCGGCGGGTGGCGCGAGGAGTTGCTGTCGTGGGGTGGCTGGTACAAGGTCGGGAACCAGTACCGCAAGGAGTGGTCGATGATCTGGAAGGACGTCATCGCCGGTTTCCTCATCTCGGGGTTCGTCATCGTCTTCGTCCCCCAGTGGGTGTGGAACACCCTGTTCATCCAGGGCGATGGACTGCTTGTGACCGCCGAGAACGCGATTATGGGTGTCGCCATCGCCGTTCTCAGTTTCGTCGGCAGCATGGGCAACGTCCCGTTTGCCGTCGCACTGTGGGGCGGCGGCATCAGCTTCGCTGGCGTCATCGCGTTCGTCTACGCCGACCTCATCACGATCCCCGTGCTGAACGTCTACCGGAAGTACTACGGCTGGAAGGTCATGCTGTACATCCTCGGCGTCTTCTTCGTGACGATGGCGTTCACCGGCTTCCTCATGGAGCTGCTGTTCGACGCGTTCGGCATCGTCCCGGACCTGGCCGGCGGGGAGACGGCGACAGAGCAGACGTACTTCGAACTCAACTACACGTTCTACCTCAACCTCATCGCCTTCGCGCTCTCCGGGTTCCTCCTGTACGTGTATCATCGCGGCCTCGGTGCGCCCGGCCAGTACCGGGACCCCGTCTGTGGGATGCGGACTGACGACAGCGAGCCAGCGGCGACCCACGACGGTGAGACGTACTACTTCTGCTCGCAGACCTGCGAGGAGACCTTCGAGGAGGACCCGGACGAATACGCCACCGGGCATCCGATGGTGATGGAGGGACACGACCACTGA
- a CDS encoding SHOCT domain-containing protein — protein sequence MRPRCGSRIQILKFSRGHWLGTQPAVPPEDNVLAVLRERYIRGEIDDEEFDRRRGGLWPRQRMCPSTTDVLN from the coding sequence GTGAGACCACGTTGCGGGTCCCGGATTCAGATTCTAAAGTTCTCCCGGGGACACTGGCTGGGAACGCAACCGGCCGTCCCTCCCGAGGATAACGTACTCGCAGTCCTCCGAGAGCGGTACATCCGTGGCGAGATCGACGACGAGGAATTCGACCGCCGTCGCGGCGGTCTATGGCCACGGCAGCGGATGTGCCCGAGCACGACTGACGTACTCAATTGA